The Cohnella abietis genome has a segment encoding these proteins:
- a CDS encoding S-layer homology domain-containing protein translates to MAVTGLKGKLSVQSMEETLLPYADAAEVSTWSKNSIADSVHAGIISGRSSTELATKAYITRAEVVVMIKRLLEKSDLI, encoded by the coding sequence ATGGCGGTCACAGGCTTGAAAGGTAAGCTTTCTGTTCAATCCATGGAAGAGACACTTCTTCCGTATGCGGATGCAGCAGAGGTGTCCACTTGGTCGAAAAACAGCATCGCTGACAGTGTACATGCTGGTATTATTTCCGGCAGAAGCAGCACCGAGCTGGCAACTAAGGCTTATATAACGAGAGCAGAGGTAGTCGTGATGATCAAGCGTTTGCTCGAAAAATCAGATTTGATTTAA
- a CDS encoding helix-turn-helix domain-containing protein produces the protein MEANIITKPFTIQRLLLHFSSSNTSVFGTEQDWHLPIRKVRVLTDKQVEFAQDTLLVTDDLDLIRNQNDSSDFIDVLKQQGAVGLCISMTTNQPLLDSFIQAAGDRQFPILIVNDQASIPDLLQHIQSLLLLHNQDDRLNALSEFSHKLQQATLKATDMPTILRIVHEYSSLQVIYHSIVEPSLFIADTLDSSDSSGSSSFNETLEQFGSTIDSLPGSARRRLKVTLPDGRNVLSQPIVGLGQVLSYIGLVLPPQNQQIVSEIYIALLLEYASKTAEQILLRKLFLDDRSSDGYSRLIQDILFGEVSHEDQMLAQIGLPALSDGKYLFVSGIVVLERPEYSDEHQSVKMLNQDVVMLLRSLLSTHGIYNLLLLHHNVIHLLCIRETFANTEAQWEKVKQALRKVIELLKKSNRLRPGNNLQLHAGFGHMKTRLRDAAQSYREALDVVSVTRLLARTSMSAFYEDMGIYQMLKSIGNTSQLIQFVQYHLGSLLAHDQQNDTPLLQTLDQYLSCMGAKQETAEKLFIHRQTLYHRLDKLKELLGSNYLNAERRLCLEVAIRAYDLVKDEMNESTSGEGLAH, from the coding sequence TTGGAGGCGAACATCATCACGAAGCCATTCACTATTCAACGCCTGCTATTACACTTCAGCTCTTCAAATACCAGCGTCTTTGGAACCGAGCAGGATTGGCATCTGCCCATTCGCAAAGTGCGTGTTCTGACCGACAAACAGGTCGAATTTGCACAAGACACTCTCCTCGTAACCGACGATCTCGATCTTATTCGAAACCAGAACGATTCAAGCGATTTTATCGATGTCCTGAAGCAGCAAGGTGCCGTTGGTCTATGCATATCGATGACAACTAACCAGCCTTTGCTAGATTCTTTCATCCAGGCAGCAGGTGATAGGCAATTTCCTATTCTTATTGTCAACGATCAGGCATCTATCCCCGATCTGCTGCAGCATATACAGTCACTGCTATTGCTCCATAATCAGGATGATCGCTTGAATGCATTGAGCGAATTTTCTCACAAGCTGCAGCAAGCTACTCTAAAAGCTACCGATATGCCTACCATTCTGCGTATTGTTCATGAGTACTCCTCTCTACAAGTGATCTATCATTCCATCGTAGAGCCTTCATTGTTCATAGCAGACACACTGGACTCTTCGGATTCTTCGGGCTCTTCAAGCTTCAACGAAACCTTGGAGCAATTCGGCAGCACAATTGACTCCCTCCCTGGTTCTGCAAGAAGACGCCTTAAGGTGACTTTGCCAGATGGTAGGAATGTTTTGTCTCAACCGATCGTCGGACTCGGACAAGTATTGTCCTATATTGGTCTTGTTCTGCCTCCTCAAAATCAACAAATCGTTTCTGAAATATATATAGCGTTATTACTGGAGTACGCTAGCAAGACGGCAGAGCAAATATTGCTGCGCAAGCTTTTTCTGGATGATAGATCTAGCGATGGGTACTCTCGCTTAATTCAAGATATTTTGTTCGGTGAAGTGTCCCACGAGGATCAAATGCTAGCGCAAATAGGCTTGCCAGCATTAAGCGATGGCAAGTATTTGTTCGTCTCCGGAATCGTCGTATTGGAGCGTCCCGAATATTCTGATGAGCATCAATCTGTCAAAATGCTTAATCAAGATGTGGTCATGCTACTTCGCTCCTTATTGTCCACACACGGTATTTACAATTTGCTGTTGCTGCATCATAACGTCATACATTTGCTTTGTATCCGGGAAACCTTCGCGAACACAGAAGCGCAGTGGGAGAAGGTCAAGCAAGCTCTGCGTAAAGTAATTGAGCTGCTCAAAAAATCGAATCGCCTCAGACCAGGCAACAATCTACAGCTTCATGCTGGCTTCGGGCATATGAAAACTCGGTTACGCGATGCCGCTCAGAGCTATCGAGAGGCACTCGATGTCGTGTCCGTTACTCGTTTGCTTGCTAGAACATCCATGAGCGCATTCTACGAGGACATGGGCATCTATCAAATGCTCAAAAGCATCGGAAATACGAGTCAATTAATTCAATTCGTGCAGTATCATCTAGGGAGCTTGTTGGCGCACGATCAGCAGAATGACACACCGTTGCTCCAAACACTTGACCAATATTTATCTTGCATGGGCGCGAAGCAAGAAACCGCCGAAAAGCTGTTTATACACCGTCAAACGCTGTACCATCGACTAGATAAACTGAAGGAATTGCTGGGGAGCAATTATTTGAACGCGGAACGGCGGCTATGCCTTGAAGTCGCCATCCGGGCATACGATTTGGTGAAGGACGAGATGAATGAATCGACGAGTGGGGAAGGTTTGGCTCATTGA
- a CDS encoding uroporphyrinogen decarboxylase family protein — MTQNKRDRFNRILIQKEVADRPLVSAWRHFIEAERDSAALAAATVAFQRQYDWDFVKINPRTTYYAEAWGNEYDYEAYDGVVPATLKARIGQASDLRRITARTAEEPSFKEQLDVISRVRQALGPDVPIVQTLFSPLAVLEYLSGHRTLAAYRPAVRSATPLPDLLAAAPEDAHAALQAITDTLVNYVKAALEAGADGIFYAVLGQARDGYLTESEYESFGRTYDLKLLQAIAPTPVILHTCGPEAHPERFADYPISALHWADLAQGNPGLQQGEQWLDGRVAMGGVDERLFSEASSVELITKQAQLAIEQLRNRPFILSAGCGVPLNTADEALKALRAAVES; from the coding sequence ATGACTCAGAATAAAAGAGATCGATTTAATCGTATTCTCATTCAAAAAGAGGTAGCGGATCGACCGCTCGTCTCCGCTTGGCGACATTTTATAGAGGCGGAACGGGATAGTGCTGCACTTGCGGCTGCAACCGTTGCTTTTCAACGACAATATGATTGGGACTTTGTCAAAATAAATCCACGCACAACCTACTACGCCGAAGCTTGGGGCAATGAATACGACTATGAGGCCTATGACGGGGTAGTGCCAGCTACATTGAAAGCGCGTATTGGACAAGCCTCCGACTTGCGCCGAATTACGGCCCGCACGGCCGAGGAGCCTTCCTTTAAGGAGCAGCTGGATGTTATTTCACGAGTACGCCAGGCGCTCGGTCCCGATGTGCCGATTGTGCAAACCTTATTCTCGCCACTAGCTGTGCTGGAATATTTGAGCGGGCATCGTACACTTGCGGCTTACCGGCCTGCTGTTCGGTCGGCAACACCGCTGCCTGATCTTTTGGCGGCGGCCCCTGAAGATGCGCATGCTGCATTGCAAGCTATTACGGATACACTGGTCAACTACGTCAAGGCAGCGCTTGAAGCGGGAGCCGATGGCATCTTCTATGCGGTTCTTGGACAGGCACGCGACGGTTATTTGACGGAGTCCGAGTATGAGAGCTTTGGTCGTACGTATGATTTGAAGCTCCTGCAGGCGATAGCACCTACGCCAGTTATTTTGCATACCTGCGGTCCTGAAGCGCATCCTGAGCGGTTTGCTGATTATCCGATTTCTGCGTTGCATTGGGCGGATTTGGCACAAGGCAATCCGGGCTTGCAGCAGGGTGAGCAGTGGCTTGACGGACGCGTTGCAATGGGCGGCGTCGACGAGCGTTTGTTCTCCGAGGCGAGCTCGGTCGAACTGATTACGAAGCAGGCTCAGTTAGCAATAGAACAGCTGAGAAATCGTCCGTTTATATTGTCTGCTGGCTGCGGAGTGCCGCTTAATACTGCGGATGAGGCACTGAAAGCACTCCGGGCTGCAGTGGAATCTTGA
- a CDS encoding ABC transporter ATP-binding protein, whose product MQPILELQHVQVTFRTEKDEVAPVEDVDFSLHKGETIAIVGESGSGKSVTTLSIMGLLGKYGKVKRGQILFDGLDITKLSNKELNRIRGNEIAMIFQEPMSALNPVFTIGYQLVEQIRKHKKLGRNEARSEAEQMLRKVGIARSESVMREYPYALSGGMLQRVMIAMAMSCKPRVLIADEPTTALDVTIQAQILRLMKQLKQELDTSILLITHDMNVVAEMADRVIVMYAGEIVEEADVFQLFDNHRHPYTKGLLECIPHIGAGPHTRLASIPGTVPMPQHMPKGCRFQDRCPDVMERCRSQHPPLLDAGDGHKARCWLVAERDREGSEGDDIVNESGRTTALA is encoded by the coding sequence ATGCAGCCCATTTTGGAGCTACAGCATGTACAGGTTACTTTTCGAACGGAGAAGGACGAGGTTGCTCCGGTTGAAGACGTCGACTTTAGTCTCCATAAAGGCGAAACGATTGCTATCGTCGGTGAATCAGGGAGTGGCAAAAGCGTAACGACCCTCTCCATCATGGGACTGCTAGGGAAGTACGGGAAGGTTAAGCGAGGGCAAATCCTGTTCGACGGTCTCGATATTACGAAGCTGTCGAACAAAGAGCTTAACCGAATTCGCGGCAATGAAATCGCTATGATTTTTCAAGAGCCGATGAGCGCACTGAACCCGGTGTTCACCATTGGCTATCAGCTAGTTGAGCAAATCCGCAAGCATAAGAAGCTGGGACGCAATGAAGCACGTAGCGAAGCCGAGCAAATGCTGAGGAAAGTAGGCATTGCGCGGTCGGAGTCTGTTATGCGTGAATATCCGTACGCGTTGTCTGGAGGTATGCTTCAGCGGGTCATGATTGCCATGGCGATGTCCTGCAAGCCGAGGGTTTTAATTGCAGACGAGCCGACTACGGCGCTGGACGTTACGATTCAAGCCCAGATATTGCGGCTGATGAAGCAGCTAAAGCAAGAGCTGGACACCTCCATTCTCCTTATTACGCACGATATGAATGTCGTGGCAGAGATGGCCGATCGGGTCATCGTGATGTATGCGGGTGAGATCGTTGAGGAGGCGGATGTGTTCCAGCTGTTCGATAATCATCGTCATCCTTATACCAAAGGCTTGCTGGAATGTATTCCGCACATTGGTGCCGGTCCGCATACGAGATTAGCCTCGATTCCGGGAACGGTTCCGATGCCGCAGCATATGCCGAAAGGCTGCCGGTTTCAGGATAGATGTCCTGATGTGATGGAGCGGTGTAGAAGTCAGCATCCGCCTTTGCTCGATGCGGGCGATGGGCACAAAGCGCGCTGTTGGCTTGTCGCAGAGCGAGATAGGGAAGGAAGTGAGGGGGATGACATTGTCAATGAAAGCGGTAGGACAACAGCCCTTGCTTGA
- a CDS encoding ABC transporter ATP-binding protein, whose translation MKAVGQQPLLEVSQLKKHYPVQKGFLARTVQHVKAVDGVSFSVRQGSTLGIIGESGCGKSTLGRLILQLEKPTEGSIQFQGEELTGRTQRQLRPIRTQMQIVFQDPYSSLNPRLRIGSQLAEPIRVHGLLEGAAIDRRVEELLDIVGLSKHHRSRYLHEFSGGQRQRIGIARALAVNPKLILCDEPVSALDVSIQAQILNLLKDLQRELELTYVFIAHGLGAVNYISDRVGVMYLGKMVEIADNEQLFAAPRHPYTAALLASHPPASPYHRKQEEQVLQGDIPSPLNPPAGCRFHTRCPYVQERCRKESPELTGEENHLVACHYPLH comes from the coding sequence ATGAAAGCGGTAGGACAACAGCCCTTGCTTGAAGTTAGTCAGTTGAAAAAGCATTATCCGGTTCAAAAGGGTTTTCTGGCTCGCACCGTGCAGCATGTTAAAGCCGTGGACGGGGTTTCTTTCTCCGTCCGCCAAGGTAGCACATTGGGTATTATCGGGGAGTCTGGCTGCGGTAAATCCACTTTAGGCAGACTCATTCTCCAGCTGGAAAAGCCGACAGAGGGCAGCATTCAGTTTCAGGGAGAGGAATTAACGGGCAGAACTCAGCGCCAGCTTCGTCCCATACGGACGCAGATGCAAATTGTGTTTCAAGATCCGTATTCCTCTCTGAACCCACGACTAAGAATCGGGAGTCAGCTTGCAGAGCCGATTCGCGTGCACGGGCTGCTGGAGGGCGCTGCAATCGACAGACGAGTCGAGGAATTGCTGGACATTGTCGGGTTATCCAAGCATCATCGTTCCCGCTATTTACACGAATTTTCAGGCGGGCAGCGACAACGGATCGGCATTGCTCGTGCACTTGCTGTTAACCCAAAGCTTATCCTATGTGACGAGCCTGTATCTGCGCTGGATGTTTCGATCCAGGCTCAGATCTTGAACCTGCTTAAGGATTTGCAACGGGAGCTAGAACTGACTTACGTGTTCATTGCGCATGGTTTGGGAGCCGTCAATTATATTAGCGATCGCGTCGGTGTCATGTATCTTGGCAAAATGGTCGAGATCGCAGACAACGAGCAGCTGTTCGCAGCACCGAGGCATCCCTACACGGCAGCGCTGCTTGCTTCACATCCTCCTGCTAGTCCGTATCATCGCAAACAGGAAGAGCAAGTGCTACAGGGCGACATTCCGAGTCCGCTGAATCCCCCTGCTGGCTGTAGGTTTCATACACGTTGCCCTTATGTTCAGGAGCGTTGTCGCAAGGAGAGTCCCGAGCTGACGGGCGAAGAAAATCATCTTGTAGCCTGTCATTACCCATTGCATTAG
- a CDS encoding ABC transporter permease, with amino-acid sequence MLNYLIRRILIAIPVLAGITLFNFLIINLAPGNPVDMFINPSMSQADIDLRKEQLGINDPIYIQYFRWLGNLLQGDFGYSYSSYEPVMQAVGARIGPTLLLMGVSLLLAYIIAVPIGILSARKQYSWLDYTATSFSFLGVSIPNFVLGLGGIYLFALTWKILPTGGMYTLGKEKTFVDLLHHLIMPACILATASAGSMVRYIRSSVLEVLGQDYLRTARAKGISEFMVINKHALRNAMIPIITVVGLDVPLLFGGAVITEQVFQWPGMGQLMIQSIGSRDYPTLMAINLVAAVAVLVANILADIAYAVADPTIKYNKR; translated from the coding sequence ATGTTAAATTACCTCATACGTCGTATTCTCATAGCCATTCCTGTGCTGGCAGGCATTACGCTGTTTAACTTTCTGATTATTAATCTAGCGCCAGGCAATCCGGTGGATATGTTTATTAATCCCTCTATGAGTCAGGCTGATATCGATCTACGCAAGGAGCAGCTAGGAATTAATGATCCCATCTATATCCAGTATTTTAGGTGGCTGGGCAACTTGCTTCAGGGGGATTTCGGATATTCGTATTCCAGCTATGAGCCGGTTATGCAGGCGGTTGGAGCCCGAATTGGACCGACGCTTCTGTTGATGGGAGTTTCCCTGCTGCTAGCTTATATCATTGCGGTCCCAATCGGTATCCTGAGCGCAAGAAAGCAATACTCCTGGTTGGATTATACGGCAACCTCCTTCTCTTTTCTCGGGGTTTCAATTCCGAACTTTGTTCTAGGTCTGGGAGGCATATATTTGTTTGCGCTAACCTGGAAAATACTTCCCACAGGAGGGATGTATACACTCGGCAAAGAGAAAACGTTTGTCGATCTGCTTCATCACTTGATCATGCCTGCTTGTATACTGGCCACTGCCTCGGCGGGTAGCATGGTCCGGTATATCAGGTCTAGCGTACTGGAGGTGCTGGGGCAGGATTACTTACGAACTGCCCGAGCCAAAGGGATTTCGGAATTCATGGTAATCAACAAGCATGCACTCCGCAATGCTATGATCCCCATCATTACAGTTGTCGGGCTTGATGTTCCGCTATTGTTCGGTGGGGCGGTTATTACAGAGCAAGTGTTCCAATGGCCTGGCATGGGGCAATTAATGATTCAATCGATTGGGTCGCGTGATTACCCGACACTGATGGCAATCAATTTGGTTGCGGCGGTTGCCGTACTGGTTGCCAACATACTGGCGGATATCGCGTATGCGGTGGCGGACCCAACCATTAAATACAATAAGCGATGA
- the opp4C gene encoding oligopeptide ABC transporter permease → MEQFQMEAASGWRTAARRFFRHKLAGVGFVLFILLVLMALLAPLVAPHDPYAIGKSYQSPSWSSGHWLGTDQSGRDVLSRLMYAARVSLSVGVGAVAIYVVIGTLIGAVAGYYGGWVDSLAMRATDVFMSFPYLMVILVMVSVLGPSLGNIILALGLLGWPAVARLIRGGVLSIKEKSFVKAGIALGYSTPRLLFRHILPNVIAPVLVNATFGIAVAIITEASLSFLGMGVQPPTASWGNMLTEAQSFSTLTNRPWLWVPPASMIVLAVVSINFMGDGLRDVMDPKGRR, encoded by the coding sequence ATGGAGCAATTCCAGATGGAGGCAGCCAGCGGCTGGAGGACGGCGGCAAGGCGATTTTTCCGACACAAGCTTGCAGGTGTGGGCTTCGTCCTATTCATCCTGCTTGTATTAATGGCACTGCTGGCACCTTTAGTGGCACCTCATGATCCTTATGCAATCGGCAAATCCTATCAGTCCCCATCCTGGTCATCCGGCCATTGGCTTGGAACGGATCAGAGTGGGCGCGACGTTCTAAGCAGATTAATGTACGCTGCTCGCGTATCTTTATCTGTCGGAGTTGGCGCAGTAGCTATTTATGTGGTTATAGGGACGCTGATTGGAGCGGTTGCCGGTTATTACGGTGGATGGGTGGACAGCTTGGCCATGCGTGCAACAGATGTATTCATGTCCTTTCCTTATTTAATGGTCATTCTGGTCATGGTCAGCGTGCTTGGGCCTAGTCTAGGAAATATCATTTTGGCGCTTGGTCTGCTCGGCTGGCCAGCGGTAGCCAGGTTGATAAGAGGCGGAGTATTGTCGATCAAGGAAAAATCTTTCGTCAAGGCGGGAATTGCGCTGGGGTATAGCACTCCGAGGCTGTTGTTCAGGCACATTTTGCCTAATGTCATCGCCCCCGTTCTGGTCAATGCCACCTTCGGCATCGCCGTGGCGATCATTACGGAAGCATCGCTTAGCTTTCTTGGGATGGGCGTTCAGCCGCCTACAGCAAGCTGGGGTAATATGCTAACGGAAGCTCAATCCTTCTCGACATTGACCAATCGTCCATGGCTGTGGGTTCCCCCGGCTAGCATGATCGTTCTTGCGGTCGTTTCGATTAATTTTATGGGTGATGGATTGCGCGATGTAATGGACCCTAAGGGAAGACGGTAA
- a CDS encoding ABC transporter substrate-binding protein, with translation MKKSVHRSLLLLVLLAVAVLTACSNNNAEPEKTSQSSPSASSEAPAAAAEKTLFVGLSIPPIAFNPLANGDIASTYVQGFLFDPLLVMDGPLSFVPKLATSIETTDNQNYTIHLDSKAVWSDGTPLTSDDLIFTLNRAADPQVQSVYGAYVSILEGVEASGKLPEGQSEIPSVKKVDEHTVTLTTKQPVDPNLLKEQIGSKILILPKHILENVAKDQLAQDPFMLNPTVTSGAFKFVKYEKDQYVQLAANKDYYQGAPKLSNVYIKILTTPNLVAQLQSGEIHMTSGGSPSKIPVQDYSTIQGLSNVNSSIEKTLNFQSVILNQNTVKQKELRQAIAYGIDRKFIVDELLAGSGEIVNGPFTSLHAYHNSNVKSYDHDIAKSKELFEKAGWNFKDTLRLVVPTGNQIREQVANIIVENLRQVGVKVQISTFDFPTVMQKAKAGDYDLLLMGYTFTMDPDYTSLYGSNEPYNFMKYTSEENDRLLLEGKNEADPEKRKVIYNRLQELWQEDLPLIALYSDPDFIAVSKKVIKGGPKVFGTFAELQNWDINE, from the coding sequence ATGAAAAAATCAGTACATCGATCACTTTTATTACTTGTTCTATTAGCTGTTGCCGTGCTTACGGCATGCAGTAACAATAACGCGGAGCCAGAGAAGACTAGTCAGTCCTCACCTTCTGCTAGCAGTGAAGCTCCGGCAGCGGCAGCAGAGAAAACGTTGTTCGTCGGCTTGTCCATTCCGCCGATTGCTTTTAACCCGCTAGCTAATGGCGACATCGCGTCAACGTACGTACAAGGTTTCCTTTTCGATCCATTGCTCGTTATGGACGGACCACTTAGCTTCGTTCCTAAGCTGGCTACTTCAATCGAAACAACAGACAATCAGAATTACACTATTCATCTAGATAGCAAAGCTGTATGGTCTGACGGTACTCCGCTCACTTCAGACGATCTGATTTTCACGCTTAACCGCGCTGCAGATCCGCAAGTACAATCCGTCTATGGTGCTTATGTTTCTATTCTTGAAGGAGTGGAAGCAAGTGGAAAGCTACCGGAAGGTCAAAGCGAAATCCCATCTGTTAAGAAAGTGGACGAGCATACGGTAACCTTGACGACAAAACAACCAGTAGACCCGAACCTTTTGAAAGAGCAAATCGGCTCCAAAATTCTGATTTTGCCTAAACACATCTTGGAGAATGTAGCCAAGGATCAATTGGCACAAGATCCGTTCATGCTGAACCCAACGGTTACAAGCGGAGCGTTCAAGTTTGTGAAGTATGAGAAAGACCAGTACGTACAGCTGGCTGCCAATAAGGATTATTATCAAGGCGCTCCTAAGCTTAGCAATGTATATATTAAAATTTTGACAACACCTAACCTGGTTGCTCAATTGCAAAGTGGCGAAATCCACATGACTTCCGGCGGCTCGCCATCGAAGATCCCGGTTCAGGATTATAGCACAATTCAAGGCCTGTCCAACGTAAATAGTAGCATTGAGAAGACGTTGAATTTCCAATCCGTAATACTCAATCAGAACACTGTGAAGCAGAAAGAGCTTCGTCAAGCGATTGCTTATGGTATTGATCGCAAGTTTATCGTCGATGAGCTGCTTGCAGGATCAGGTGAGATCGTTAACGGTCCGTTCACTTCGTTACATGCGTACCATAATTCTAATGTGAAATCTTATGACCATGATATCGCTAAGTCCAAAGAATTGTTCGAGAAGGCTGGCTGGAACTTCAAGGATACGCTTCGTTTAGTTGTTCCTACAGGCAATCAGATTCGTGAGCAGGTCGCCAACATCATTGTGGAAAATCTTCGTCAGGTAGGCGTGAAGGTTCAAATCTCGACGTTCGACTTCCCGACAGTAATGCAGAAAGCTAAAGCGGGAGATTATGATTTGCTGCTCATGGGCTACACCTTTACAATGGATCCCGATTACACTTCTCTCTACGGTAGCAACGAGCCTTACAACTTTATGAAATATACAAGCGAAGAAAACGATCGTCTATTACTAGAAGGTAAGAACGAGGCAGATCCAGAGAAACGTAAAGTCATTTACAACCGTCTGCAGGAGCTATGGCAGGAAGACTTGCCGCTTATCGCTCTGTATTCCGATCCTGACTTCATTGCTGTTTCGAAGAAGGTTATCAAGGGTGGACCTAAAGTATTTGGAACTTTCGCTGAGCTGCAAAATTGGGATATTAACGAATAA
- a CDS encoding M20/M25/M40 family metallo-hydrolase has translation MSNDFVSQLTEKAEDIYPEALRLLEGLIAIPSVAAQHREIPTAVSYIRETIDQWGGQTVVLDDLPGNPVVYGYFPAGPGGNAQRTLLFYNHYDVQPEEPLEEWESAPFELTERDGKLIGRGVGDNKGDIAARLAAVRIMQSLPGGLPCNVKFMLEGEEEIGSPNLAPYVDKYKDLFAADACIWEFGYKDESERLGLVAGLKGLLYVELNCQNADHDQHSLTSGYIDNPIFRLTHALASLKDEQGHVRIEGFYEDVQPPTEEELQAVLNLPFDEEKIKQLYGLRLPLLTERSGKDPRIVTAFDPLLTVCGIHGGYTGEGAKTLVPREASAKLEVRLVAGQDPKKVVHLLRAHLERHGFGEIQVTVINDKQRGYRSDFSDPFVKLVKSTAEEVYKDGVTITPSHPGCGPIYDLGNVLQLPIVSTGIGWIGSKYHAPNECVRIDDFKQGIVHIALLLSRFGQLTQD, from the coding sequence ATGTCTAACGATTTCGTGAGCCAGTTGACGGAGAAGGCGGAGGACATCTATCCAGAGGCGTTGAGGCTGCTGGAGGGATTGATTGCAATCCCTTCGGTAGCTGCACAGCACCGGGAAATTCCGACGGCGGTTTCTTATATCCGCGAAACGATTGATCAATGGGGTGGCCAAACGGTAGTGTTGGATGATCTTCCCGGCAATCCGGTTGTTTACGGCTATTTTCCCGCTGGTCCGGGAGGGAATGCACAGCGTACGCTGCTGTTCTACAATCATTACGATGTTCAGCCGGAGGAGCCGCTTGAGGAATGGGAGTCGGCTCCCTTCGAGCTGACGGAACGTGACGGCAAGCTAATCGGGCGAGGTGTCGGTGACAACAAGGGGGATATTGCTGCTCGTCTGGCGGCGGTGCGAATTATGCAAAGCCTGCCCGGAGGCCTGCCTTGCAACGTGAAGTTTATGTTGGAGGGTGAGGAGGAGATTGGCAGTCCGAATCTAGCTCCCTACGTGGACAAGTACAAGGACCTTTTTGCGGCGGATGCCTGCATATGGGAGTTCGGGTATAAGGATGAATCCGAGCGTCTTGGACTGGTAGCGGGGTTAAAAGGCTTGCTATACGTCGAGTTGAACTGCCAGAACGCCGATCACGATCAGCATTCGCTGACTAGTGGCTACATCGACAATCCCATTTTCCGATTAACACACGCTTTGGCATCCTTGAAGGACGAGCAGGGGCACGTACGGATTGAAGGCTTCTACGAGGATGTTCAGCCGCCAACGGAAGAGGAGCTGCAGGCTGTATTAAATCTACCTTTCGACGAGGAGAAAATAAAACAGCTATACGGCTTAAGGCTTCCGCTGCTAACTGAGCGATCGGGCAAAGACCCGCGTATCGTAACGGCTTTCGACCCTTTGCTTACCGTTTGTGGTATCCATGGCGGGTACACGGGCGAGGGTGCAAAGACGCTAGTCCCACGCGAGGCATCAGCTAAGCTTGAAGTTCGGTTAGTAGCTGGACAAGATCCGAAGAAGGTTGTACATCTTCTAAGAGCACATCTAGAGCGTCATGGCTTCGGAGAAATTCAGGTGACAGTCATTAATGATAAGCAGCGTGGATATCGCTCAGATTTTTCTGATCCTTTCGTAAAGCTGGTCAAATCGACAGCCGAAGAAGTGTATAAGGACGGCGTGACGATCACTCCAAGTCACCCCGGCTGTGGGCCGATCTACGATCTCGGTAACGTTCTCCAGCTTCCGATTGTTAGTACGGGCATTGGATGGATTGGGTCCAAGTACCACGCTCCGAACGAATGTGTAAGAATAGATGATTTCAAGCAAGGCATTGTGCATATTGCGCTTCTCCTCAGCCGTTTCGGACAGCTGACACAGGATTAA